A genomic segment from Burkholderia plantarii encodes:
- a CDS encoding LysR substrate-binding domain-containing protein: MTRNLDLDLIRTFVAVADSGSMTVAANLLHMTQGAVSQQVRRLEDMLDCLLFVRKTRRLELSRQGETFLVKARQLLRLNDEIWADMADGPLSGSLRVGVPYDLVGPLAPAMKAFAEAHPRVDITLVCCASPDLHEAVDSGRVDVSLIQYVASEARGEVIRVEPLVWVSGRGSEAWRKRPLPLSMVDERCVFRPVVLGALAEQGVAWRTVFESGNIEATASMVRAGVAITTWLASTVPDDLETLAPQAAGLPALPPFAICLRLPAVAQPAAQAFAHHVRETMSREGAAARPRLARIA; the protein is encoded by the coding sequence ATGACCCGAAACCTCGACCTCGACCTGATCCGAACCTTTGTCGCCGTGGCCGACAGCGGCAGCATGACGGTGGCCGCGAACCTGCTGCACATGACGCAAGGCGCCGTGAGCCAGCAGGTGCGGCGCCTGGAGGACATGCTCGACTGCCTGCTGTTCGTGCGCAAGACGCGCCGGCTGGAGCTGTCGCGCCAGGGCGAGACGTTTCTCGTCAAGGCGCGCCAGCTGCTGCGCCTGAACGACGAGATCTGGGCCGACATGGCCGACGGCCCGCTCAGCGGCAGCCTGCGGGTGGGCGTGCCCTACGATCTGGTCGGCCCGCTCGCGCCGGCGATGAAGGCGTTCGCCGAGGCGCATCCGCGCGTGGACATCACGCTCGTCTGCTGCGCGTCGCCCGATCTGCACGAGGCCGTCGACAGCGGGCGCGTGGACGTTTCGCTGATCCAGTACGTGGCGAGCGAGGCCAGGGGCGAGGTGATTCGCGTCGAGCCGCTGGTGTGGGTGTCGGGGCGCGGCAGCGAGGCATGGCGAAAGCGGCCGCTGCCGCTGTCGATGGTGGACGAGCGCTGCGTGTTCCGCCCCGTGGTGCTCGGCGCGCTCGCGGAGCAGGGCGTGGCGTGGCGCACCGTGTTCGAGAGCGGCAACATCGAGGCGACCGCGTCGATGGTGCGCGCGGGCGTGGCGATCACCACCTGGCTCGCCTCCACGGTGCCCGACGACCTGGAAACGCTCGCGCCGCAGGCGGCCGGCCTGCCCGCGCTGCCGCCGTTCGCGATCTGCCTGCGCCTGCCGGCGGTCGCGCAGCCGGCCGCGCAGGCGTTCGCGCACCACGTGCGCGAGACCATGTCGAGGGAGGGCGCCGCCGCGCGCCCGCGGCTCGCGCGGATCGCCTGA